One Roseimaritima multifibrata DNA window includes the following coding sequences:
- a CDS encoding DUF6666 family protein, with protein sequence MEWLSRNGLKIATRGCWGCAFALLTGIASSHSSFGEDSSYASRQIDLQHATPVTATQKVRSDADEDLMIPRPPADESTVQRVVYRDQRTKAVPAPAVRRKPVVSRTSHTTNRNRTTRASQPTNNQPQPLFGRLGGSKPASVSRRPSVVRQAAHGQLNAAPIPNGLQPASYYGQGPSCGIEASCGCDGPVCSCEPACGAEGYCSGSCGGTCGGGPGGIFEPACGVEGFACGQPGCDSCGSAVYGASCGVGPGCGTAECVPLFLPILPINWCRFEFFAGVQGFTGAPNFAAGGLLNDRSGAGSFGFHEGLNESRSLKPIIGIDWGAQLGFRTTQNNLEKTPFSNDQRNQVFVTGGFFRRVDYGLQMGMVIDYLSDDWYYNANLAQLRGEFSWKTGTCHEFGYRFTGGVSDSSSRTALIDDTGATVMGLLSLEATDQHRFFYRRDLGGDGYVDGFIGTTDNEDTLFGIIASTPMRGRWGLRGGFTYLNPGDGERTFGVHEENWNVSMSVVWRPCGATGKCDGYNRPLFNVADNGTFLVDTQ encoded by the coding sequence ATGGAATGGCTTTCGCGAAACGGATTGAAGATCGCTACTCGTGGATGCTGGGGATGTGCATTTGCTCTCCTCACTGGGATTGCTAGCAGTCACTCGAGTTTTGGCGAGGACTCCTCTTACGCATCGCGTCAAATCGATCTCCAGCATGCGACACCGGTAACCGCAACCCAAAAGGTTCGCTCGGATGCCGATGAGGATCTGATGATTCCTCGGCCGCCCGCAGACGAATCCACGGTCCAACGGGTCGTCTATCGAGATCAGCGAACCAAAGCGGTTCCAGCACCGGCGGTCCGCCGTAAACCGGTTGTCTCTCGGACTTCCCATACAACAAACCGAAACCGCACAACGCGAGCTTCGCAGCCCACGAACAACCAGCCTCAGCCGCTGTTTGGACGTCTCGGTGGCAGCAAGCCAGCCAGCGTTTCACGCCGCCCTTCAGTGGTTCGGCAAGCGGCTCATGGACAACTAAACGCAGCCCCCATTCCCAACGGCCTACAGCCAGCATCCTACTACGGGCAGGGCCCGTCCTGTGGGATCGAAGCATCCTGTGGATGCGACGGCCCGGTTTGCAGCTGCGAACCGGCTTGTGGAGCCGAAGGGTATTGCTCGGGTAGCTGTGGAGGAACTTGTGGCGGAGGACCAGGTGGAATCTTCGAACCCGCTTGCGGCGTCGAAGGTTTCGCGTGTGGCCAACCAGGCTGTGACTCCTGCGGTAGCGCCGTCTACGGTGCATCGTGCGGAGTCGGGCCAGGTTGCGGCACAGCGGAATGTGTCCCTCTGTTTCTGCCAATCCTTCCGATCAACTGGTGTCGATTCGAATTCTTTGCAGGGGTTCAAGGATTTACGGGAGCTCCAAACTTTGCGGCTGGCGGGCTACTGAATGATCGTAGCGGAGCAGGCAGTTTCGGATTTCACGAAGGACTGAACGAAAGCCGCTCGCTGAAACCGATCATCGGAATCGACTGGGGAGCCCAACTCGGTTTCCGAACGACTCAGAATAACCTTGAAAAGACTCCCTTCAGCAATGACCAACGCAACCAAGTCTTCGTGACCGGTGGATTCTTCCGACGCGTCGATTACGGGTTGCAGATGGGAATGGTCATCGATTACCTGAGCGACGACTGGTACTACAACGCCAACCTTGCTCAACTTCGCGGCGAATTCAGCTGGAAGACCGGAACCTGCCACGAATTTGGTTATCGATTCACCGGAGGCGTCAGCGATTCCTCCTCACGTACCGCTCTGATCGACGACACGGGTGCCACCGTGATGGGACTTCTGTCGCTGGAAGCAACCGACCAACACCGCTTCTTTTACCGCCGAGACCTTGGCGGAGACGGTTACGTCGACGGCTTCATCGGCACGACCGACAACGAAGACACACTCTTCGGCATCATCGCATCCACTCCGATGCGTGGCCGCTGGGGACTTCGCGGAGGATTCACCTACCTGAATCCAGGCGACGGCGAACGGACCTTCGGAGTCCACGAAGAGAACTGGAATGTTTCGATGTCGGTGGTTTGGCGACCATGTGGTGCAACCGGCAAGTGCGACGGTTACAACCGGCCACTGTTCAACGTTGCTGACAACGGAACCTTCTTGGTCGACACTCAGTAA
- a CDS encoding Dabb family protein has product MNRRLTVIATTLALVLPAVFVLNAFMPTQSTANAATETETETQTPSLLRHVVLFKFNDSATPEEVQEIVTAFAKLPGQIDSIVDFEYGTDNSPEGLADGFTHCFTVTFKSEEGREKYLPHPAHKAFVKILQPHLEKVLVVDYWTKK; this is encoded by the coding sequence ATGAATCGACGTTTGACGGTTATTGCCACCACCCTCGCCCTCGTTCTGCCAGCCGTTTTCGTGCTGAATGCGTTCATGCCAACTCAATCGACCGCGAATGCGGCTACGGAAACAGAAACAGAAACCCAAACTCCCTCGCTGCTTCGCCACGTTGTTTTGTTCAAATTCAATGATTCGGCTACGCCTGAGGAAGTGCAGGAGATCGTTACAGCTTTCGCTAAGTTGCCCGGACAAATCGATTCGATCGTCGACTTTGAATACGGGACCGACAACAGCCCGGAAGGTTTGGCCGATGGATTCACGCATTGCTTCACTGTCACCTTCAAATCGGAAGAGGGCCGCGAAAAATATTTGCCTCATCCAGCCCACAAAGCTTTTGTCAAAATTTTGCAGCCTCACTTGGAAAAAGTGCTGGTGGTCGACTATTGGACAAAGAAATAG
- a CDS encoding 2-phosphosulfolactate phosphatase, with amino-acid sequence MMRITVSFLPSELLPKPLGAVAPDGQDSGVLPATAIVIDVLRATSVVSAALANGAKRILTFADLEEARSHAMGLRDQQEAVLLCGERNCQPILGFDLGNSPAEYDRETVQGKTLCLTTTNGTKALQAAQPFEKILTASFTNAAAVVAALPHSNQPIHIICAGTDGSITGEDTLLAGRIVDACCKSFGAKIDNDSAEIARRYWLQDEQGQSLAERLRQSQGGRNLDRLGFGADIQRCAASDTINVVPQVTARSPMEIAMMR; translated from the coding sequence ATGATGCGAATAACCGTTTCGTTTTTACCCTCCGAACTGCTTCCTAAACCACTCGGAGCGGTTGCTCCGGACGGTCAGGATTCCGGTGTTTTACCCGCGACGGCGATCGTGATCGATGTCCTCCGCGCGACCTCCGTCGTCTCGGCCGCCCTTGCCAACGGCGCAAAACGAATTTTGACGTTCGCGGACTTAGAGGAAGCACGATCCCACGCAATGGGGCTGCGGGATCAGCAAGAGGCCGTCCTGCTATGTGGCGAAAGGAATTGCCAGCCAATCCTAGGGTTCGACCTCGGTAATTCGCCTGCGGAATACGATCGAGAAACGGTTCAAGGCAAAACCCTTTGCTTAACAACCACCAACGGGACAAAGGCTCTGCAGGCCGCGCAGCCTTTTGAAAAGATCCTGACCGCTAGTTTTACAAACGCCGCCGCCGTGGTCGCTGCACTGCCGCATTCCAACCAACCGATCCATATCATCTGTGCCGGTACGGACGGTTCGATCACGGGCGAAGACACCCTCCTTGCCGGGCGAATTGTCGATGCTTGCTGTAAATCGTTCGGAGCCAAAATCGATAATGACTCCGCCGAAATCGCTAGGCGATACTGGCTGCAGGACGAGCAAGGCCAATCGCTTGCAGAACGGTTGAGGCAGTCTCAAGGGGGCCGGAATTTAGACCGTTTGGGATTTGGAGCGGACATTCAACGCTGTGCGGCAAGCGATACCATCAATGTCGTCCCGCAAGTAACGGCTCGATCGCCAATGGAAATCGCAATGATGCGGTGA